Genomic DNA from Methanomassiliicoccales archaeon:
CCAAATACGCCCTGGGAAGCGTCGCCAATCACGTCATGATGCACCAGACCGTCATCGGACAGGAAGTGGTGAAGCAGATGGAGATGATCGACACCGTGCCTGACTACATGATCGGCTGCGTCGGCGGCGGCAGCAATTTCGCAGGCTTCGCCTTCCCGATGATGGGGTTGAAGATCAAAGGCAAGGTGCATACCGAGTTCATCGCCGCGGAGCCCGTGGCCGTTCCTTCGCTCACCGAGGGAGAGTATCGCTACGACTTCGGCGACACGGCGGGCATGACCCCTCTGTTCAAGATGTACACCCTGGGCCACGACTTCATGCCCTCGCCCATCCACGCCGGCGGACTGAGGTACCATGGAATGGCGCCCACCGTCAGCGCGGCCACCAAGCAGGGATTGGTGACGCCCATGGCCATAGACCAGAACGACACCTTCTCCGCCGGCCTGATGTTCGCCCGGGCGGAGGGCATCATCCCTGCGCCGGAGAGCACCCACGCCATCCGGGCCGCCATCGATCTGGCCTTGAAGGCGAAGAAGGAGAACCAGAAGAAGGTCATCGTCTTCAACCTCTCGGGCCACGGACTTCTGGACATGTCCGGATACGCCTCGTACCTGAGCGGGCAGATGAACGGGCATACTCATTGAAACTCAAACGCCTGCTCCTCGGCAGGCGCCCTTTCCCCCGTTTTTCTCCATCTCCAGTCCATTTCTGGGCAAAAGCAATTATCCCGCTCTTAGCCATCAGTCATCCGTTCGAACGTTGAATCTCATGGAGATCTGACAATGAAGTCCTGCATCATCGTCCATGGAGGGGCTTGGGACATACCGGAACGGACATGGGAAGCGCACAAGCGGGGCTGTGGCAAAGCCGTCGAGGAAGGCCACTCCGTTCTGGTCGGAGGAGGCTCGGCCCTGGATGCGGTGGAGGCGGCGGTCAAGGTGATGGAGGACGATCCGACCTTCGACTCCGGCAAAGGCTCGTTCCTGAACCTGGAGGGCGAGGTGGAGCTGGACGCCATCATCATGGACGGTAACACCCTCAGCTTCGGCGCAGTGGGGGCGGTGCAGCATATCCTGCATCCGGTCACCCTGGCCCGAATGGTCATGGAGAAGACGCAACATTGCATGCTGGTGGGTGAGGGGGCGCTGAGCTTCGCCCGTTCCATAGGCATGGAGCAGGTTGAGACCCACGAACTGCTCACTGACAGAGAGCTGGAGAGATGGAAGGAGATACAGCAACGCCAGAACTTCCGACCAAAAGAGGTCTTCGAGGACTTACGTGGACGCTATTCGCGCAAAGGAACGGTAGGAGCGGTCGCCCTGGACGAACGGGGCAACATCGCCGCCGCCACATCCACCGGCGGGACGCCCAACAAGATGGCCGGCAGAGTGGGCGACAGCCCCTTGGTGGGCTGCGGCAACTACGCTGACAATCGTTCCGCTGGAGTATCGGCCACGGGCTGGGGCGAGTCGTTGATGAAGGCCGTGATCGCCCGCAGAGTCTGCGAGTACGTGGAACGGGGCATGGATGTGCAGGCGGCTTCCGACCAAGCGATAGCCTATCTGCAGGAAAGGGTGCAGGGACTGGGAGGTGTCATCGCCCTTGGCCATGAGGGCAGCATGGCCTACGCGCACAACACCCCGAGGATGGCTGTCGCCTCCATCGACCAGGCGGGTGGCAGGGTCGTTCGCATCTGAGAAGCAGAGACCTCGAACCGGGCATGACCAGCCTCGGCGAGACTCAATGAAGCTGCGAAATGTGTATAGGGGCATCCAATAGCCCGCTGGGCGATGCGATAAGTATTTGATACCTGCTAACCATTAATTGGACGCCCGTTCGCCAACGGTCGCGGCCCAGGTTGGTGTGTTGAGGTTTGATCGCTGAGACGCCCAGGAACGCGGATAGCCGTTACGCCACCGTAACCCTCAGTTCTGGAAAGATGGTCCTGGCCTTCGACTATGGACGCACCTATCTGGTGATGGGTGAACGAATCGACAAAGCCATGCGAATTGCGCAGGATTTCGTTTTCTCCGGCAGCAATGTGATGTGCATCTCGCGAATGCATCCGGACCTTATCGGCGAGCGCTGGGCTGGTAAGAAGGTGGATACCATTTGGCTCAGTGAAAGGCCCGGAGAACGCAACGTTCCTCCGGATCAGCTGCAGAGCTTGGTGCACCGAGTGCTCACGTTCGCCAACGGGAAAAAGCGCGCCATCATCATCATCGATGGGATCGAGTACCTGGCGCTCTTCAACGACTTTCACCGGCTGCAGATGTTCTTCGAGCAGCTCAACGACATAGCGATGGAAAGCGGATCGATACTCCTGGTGGCGCTCGATCCTAGACTGTTTGACCAACGCTCAATGGCGCGGCTGCGACGCTTTGCTGAGGTTGTGAACTAGGCAGCATCGCGCTGAGCTCCTCTGCCTTCAGGCGCGGGAAAACGGAGAACAACTGATCCAGGTCACGCTGCTCGAAGGTCAGGGGATCGATGCTCACCAGCATTTCGGCGTTTTGCTTGAGTAGGCTCGCTTCCATGTCCCTGAGGAATCCCATGACCTTGTTCAGATCGTTGTAGAGAAGAAGGTACTCCAGACCATCCAGGAAGACGGCCGTTTCCTTTCCTTCCTTGATGGCTCCGCGCAGGGACTTGGAGACCTGGCTCAGGACCTTGGGCTGCATGACATCCTTGCCCTTGCAGCTGCTTAGCCAGAAGCAGCGTGCCTCTGGCAGGTCGTACTTCTGCATGACGTACTCTGGATGCATCCGGCTCACGCACACCCCTTCCACGCCGGTCTTCAGCAACCTGGAGTACAGCTGGAATCCCAGTCGAGGATAGCCTTCCACGAGCAAGGAGATCCTGCGGTCGTTCTTGTTAATCACGATTCTCATGCCTCCTTGAGGTTCGCGTCTCATTCGAGGGCTATCCACCCTATATAAAGCTCATTTGAGCATGCTACTTTTCAAAGCAGAATCTTTTTTTCATCGGACAGCGAATCAGTGGCGTGAACAGGACCACGCGCAAGTCATTCCTCACCATCAAGGAGAAGGTCCTGCTCCACCTTCTCACCTTCCATCGCTTCTGCCAGGATGCCGATGCTCCCAAAGGGGTGACCCAAGAGGGCATAGCCATCGGCGTGGGTGTGGGAAGGAACAACGTGACCAAGCTCGTCGTCGAGCTATCCGCGGCGGGAGCGGTGGAGATCCAGAACAAGCATGTCAAGGGGCTGTCCAGCACGCGCAAGGTCTACTTCCTTACCCATCGAGGGTTCGAAGAGGCCCTGACCCTGAAGAAGGAAGTGGAGGCGCTCGAGGTCCGGGTGGTGGACATGCAAGGTCAGGAGCACCGGGAGGAGTTCGGTCGGGTGGGCGTGTACCTGCCGAGGCGCTTTTCCTTGGTGGAGCTGGCCTTGGGAGTGGAGAGGGGTCGATTCGACTGTGCCTCCTTCCACGAAGGCAAGGTCAAGGAGGAACGAAGGTTCGTCGATTTCACTGACCGGAAGCCAACGATCCGCGTGTTCTACGGTCGGGAAGAGGAGCTGGCCCGCCTCAACGAGCTCGTGGACTCGGAGGTCACTCGCCTGGTTGTAGTTCAAGGCATCGCGGGCATCGGCAAGACAACCCTATTGGCCAAGTTCGCGCAGGACCGACGGGAAAGGGTGAACACTTTCTGGTTCCGCATCCATGAGTGGATGAACCTCAAGGGGTTGTTGCGGCCTATCGCCGAGTTCCTCTCCCAGCTGGGTAAGAAAGGATTGGAGTGGTACCTGACCCAGACCGAAGCCCCCAATCTAGGCGAGATCAGTCATCTCCTGGAGACGGACCTAAGGGATGTGACCGCGCTCATCATCCTGGATGATGTGCACAAGTCGGAGCGGGG
This window encodes:
- a CDS encoding isoaspartyl peptidase/L-asparaginase, with product MKSCIIVHGGAWDIPERTWEAHKRGCGKAVEEGHSVLVGGGSALDAVEAAVKVMEDDPTFDSGKGSFLNLEGEVELDAIIMDGNTLSFGAVGAVQHILHPVTLARMVMEKTQHCMLVGEGALSFARSIGMEQVETHELLTDRELERWKEIQQRQNFRPKEVFEDLRGRYSRKGTVGAVALDERGNIAAATSTGGTPNKMAGRVGDSPLVGCGNYADNRSAGVSATGWGESLMKAVIARRVCEYVERGMDVQAASDQAIAYLQERVQGLGGVIALGHEGSMAYAHNTPRMAVASIDQAGGRVVRI
- a CDS encoding DUF835 domain-containing protein; the protein is MIAETPRNADSRYATVTLSSGKMVLAFDYGRTYLVMGERIDKAMRIAQDFVFSGSNVMCISRMHPDLIGERWAGKKVDTIWLSERPGERNVPPDQLQSLVHRVLTFANGKKRAIIIIDGIEYLALFNDFHRLQMFFEQLNDIAMESGSILLVALDPRLFDQRSMARLRRFAEVVN
- a CDS encoding DUF835 domain-containing protein, producing the protein MRIVINKNDRRISLLVEGYPRLGFQLYSRLLKTGVEGVCVSRMHPEYVMQKYDLPEARCFWLSSCKGKDVMQPKVLSQVSKSLRGAIKEGKETAVFLDGLEYLLLYNDLNKVMGFLRDMEASLLKQNAEMLVSIDPLTFEQRDLDQLFSVFPRLKAEELSAMLPSSQPQQSVAAAPLSVGQTV